The proteins below are encoded in one region of Effusibacillus dendaii:
- a CDS encoding bifunctional metallophosphatase/5'-nucleotidase, which produces MDLHLIHTNDVHSHLDAYITLATQIRQLRNHLSARNETVFLFDIGDHADRMAPETDATMGLVNASLLRVMNYDAWVFGNNEGLIIPSVYWEALCRQSATPVLNGNLRKLEDGAAYPFFQDSLLLERNGVKIGIFGLTAPYNEYYHIEGTNALDPFEQIPRLAGGLRRQGADVVVLLSHLGLSVDRNIASHNPDVDMIIGSHTHHLLEQPEKIGDVWIAQAGKFANYFGHLVLDYDMDKRCLRNVVGCVVARDDSLEPDADLRAILEEWRRRADRILEEVVAVVPEKLYHHFHHESELGNLVVDEMRKLSGAELAFLNTGVFHFGLESGNLTRKTLLACCPSPINPVVIDLYGWQIRDVLEKALRKEYTHRRGFGFGFRGNEVGSLAVSGLKIWYGEDDRLLSIEAAGEPLNDNRIYRIVTGDYLVFSGVYEEIARGTKIRVEPVFLREVMEKALANPDHLRQAKIKRWLRGGA; this is translated from the coding sequence ATGGATCTGCATCTGATTCACACCAATGATGTGCACAGTCATTTGGATGCGTATATCACGCTTGCCACTCAGATCAGGCAATTGCGAAACCATTTGTCGGCCAGAAACGAGACGGTTTTTTTGTTTGACATAGGCGATCATGCAGACCGAATGGCCCCTGAAACGGATGCGACGATGGGGCTTGTGAACGCTTCCCTGTTACGGGTCATGAATTATGATGCATGGGTGTTCGGAAACAATGAAGGGTTGATCATCCCAAGCGTCTACTGGGAAGCACTCTGCCGTCAGTCCGCTACGCCGGTGCTGAACGGCAATCTGCGTAAGTTGGAGGATGGGGCTGCCTATCCGTTTTTTCAAGACAGTTTGTTGTTGGAACGAAACGGCGTGAAAATCGGGATCTTCGGACTTACCGCACCGTATAACGAGTACTATCATATCGAGGGAACGAATGCACTCGATCCGTTCGAACAAATTCCGCGGTTGGCCGGGGGGCTGCGCAGGCAGGGGGCGGACGTGGTGGTGCTGCTGTCTCATCTTGGCTTGTCTGTCGACCGCAATATCGCGTCCCATAATCCGGATGTGGATATGATCATCGGATCGCATACGCATCATTTGCTGGAACAGCCGGAAAAAATAGGCGATGTGTGGATTGCGCAGGCGGGCAAATTTGCGAATTATTTCGGTCATTTAGTGCTCGATTATGATATGGACAAAAGATGTTTGCGAAACGTAGTGGGGTGTGTGGTAGCCCGTGATGACTCGCTTGAACCGGATGCCGATCTGCGCGCTATTCTGGAAGAGTGGCGCCGCCGCGCAGACCGTATTTTGGAGGAAGTGGTCGCGGTGGTTCCGGAGAAGCTCTATCACCATTTTCACCATGAGTCGGAATTGGGCAACCTGGTGGTCGATGAGATGCGGAAATTGTCCGGCGCGGAATTGGCTTTTCTGAATACGGGTGTGTTTCATTTCGGGTTGGAATCGGGAAATTTGACTCGCAAAACACTGCTTGCCTGCTGTCCTTCTCCCATCAATCCGGTTGTGATTGATCTGTACGGATGGCAGATTCGCGATGTGTTGGAAAAGGCTCTGAGAAAGGAATACACGCACCGCCGAGGGTTCGGCTTTGGCTTTCGCGGCAATGAAGTGGGTTCCCTGGCCGTTTCCGGTTTGAAAATTTGGTACGGTGAAGATGACCGATTGTTGAGCATCGAAGCGGCAGGTGAACCGCTTAATGACAACCGAATTTACCGGATCGTGACAGGGGATTATCTGGTGTTTTCAGGCGTCTATGAGGAGATTGCGCGAGGGACCAAAATTCGTGTCGAACCTGTTTTCTTGCGTGAAGTGATGGAAAAAGCGCTTGCCAATCCGGATCATCTCCGTCAAGCGAAAATCAAGCGCTGGCTGAGGGGAGGGGCCTGA
- the aroF gene encoding 3-deoxy-7-phosphoheptulonate synthase — protein sequence MVIVMNKQATDQDIQSLKQAIEELGMQVHISKGEERTIVGLIGNKRNVEGFPFTSFSGVESVVHVTHPFKLASLDFHPDPTVIDVGGVKIGGGNFVVMAGPCSVESREQLMESALAVKETGAQILRGGAFKPRTSPYAFNGLGEEGLKILAEAREVTGLKIVTELMDLENLELVAQYTDIIQIGARNMQNFSLLRELGRVDKPVMLKRGLSATIEEWLMAAEYVLSGGNQNVILCERGIRTFETATRNTLDLNAVPVVRRLSHLPVIVDPSHGTGVSAYVPAMSKAGVAVGSDGLMIEMHPNPAKALSDGAQSLTIPQFSQLMREIKVLANAVGLQMA from the coding sequence ATGGTAATTGTGATGAATAAACAAGCGACTGACCAAGACATACAATCATTGAAGCAGGCGATTGAGGAACTGGGCATGCAGGTTCATATCTCAAAGGGTGAAGAACGGACGATTGTCGGATTAATCGGCAATAAACGGAATGTAGAAGGGTTTCCGTTCACCAGTTTTTCCGGAGTGGAATCGGTGGTCCATGTCACCCACCCGTTTAAACTGGCCAGCCTCGATTTTCATCCGGACCCGACAGTTATTGATGTAGGCGGCGTAAAAATTGGCGGTGGAAATTTTGTGGTAATGGCCGGCCCCTGTTCGGTTGAATCGCGCGAACAACTGATGGAAAGCGCTCTGGCTGTGAAGGAAACGGGTGCGCAAATTCTGCGCGGCGGCGCATTCAAACCCCGGACATCGCCTTATGCGTTTAACGGTTTGGGAGAAGAAGGCCTGAAAATATTGGCGGAAGCGCGTGAAGTGACAGGTTTGAAGATCGTCACCGAATTAATGGATCTGGAAAATCTGGAACTTGTAGCCCAATACACCGACATCATTCAGATTGGCGCCCGCAATATGCAAAACTTTTCTTTACTGCGGGAATTGGGCAGGGTCGACAAGCCGGTCATGCTGAAACGGGGCTTGTCCGCTACCATCGAAGAGTGGTTGATGGCGGCTGAGTATGTACTCAGTGGAGGCAATCAAAATGTGATTCTCTGCGAACGGGGAATCCGCACGTTTGAAACGGCAACCCGTAATACGCTGGATTTAAATGCAGTTCCGGTCGTAAGAAGGCTTTCGCATCTGCCGGTAATTGTCGATCCGAGCCACGGAACAGGCGTGTCCGCCTACGTTCCGGCGATGAGTAAAGCGGGTGTCGCGGTCGGCTCCGATGGACTGATGATTGAAATGCATCCGAATCCGGCAAAAGCGCTGTCGGACGGCGCGCAATCGCTTACGATTCCGCAGTTCAGTCAATTGATGCGGGAGATTAAAGTATTGGCGAACGCTGTGGGGCTGCAAATGGCGTAA
- a CDS encoding DUF2614 family zinc ribbon-containing protein, which translates to MKLIRLRNWALGLIFAAFILMYIGVFIHAILPVMFVIGLIMIAVSSGIYFRLGTISMQIPQVECPHCGKTTKVLGRQDGCAYCRNPIALDENGELILPAE; encoded by the coding sequence ATGAAATTGATTCGCTTGCGCAATTGGGCGCTGGGGCTGATCTTTGCTGCGTTTATTCTGATGTATATCGGCGTGTTTATCCACGCGATTTTGCCGGTCATGTTTGTCATCGGACTGATCATGATCGCCGTCAGCAGCGGCATTTATTTCCGGTTAGGGACGATTTCCATGCAGATCCCCCAGGTGGAATGCCCGCATTGCGGGAAAACGACAAAAGTGCTTGGCCGACAGGACGGATGTGCCTATTGCCGGAATCCGATCGCGCTTGATGAAAACGGCGAGTTGATCCTGCCGGCTGAATAA
- a CDS encoding spore germination protein: MSFWSKIGRLFTVDDSIMDEDFSLVPHDQGGGNTNGDERKQDTNDHGAGNIDGREQEKDGENHEEEKEKDIETDEKKAKAKTVKPKKMIPDKETGAIKLHSQSEKNENEKQEDKQKKAAQEIKDKPIPEKVSEQLYINRAWVEKIFHMPTNADVIIRDFTIPLSNPIKAFAVFIEGISSKETINSFILEPLMLLAELRSESMEEGALKTVKEKLLPGNQVMEYELWEDVKKNILSGSTALFLEGAKKVLIIESKGWEQRGVGETQTETVVRGPHDAFTENLRANTGLVRSRLRTESLITEMMQVGELAPTDVAVMYVDGITNPKLVQEVKRRIKGIKVDFLQDSGQLEQFIEDPPKGFIPRMMATERPDRVAASLAEGFVVVFVGQSPYGLILPTFLWSLLHTAEDAYLRFPFGSFIRLIRFVSFLMALLLPAMYIAVTNYHPEMIPTDLMLAIAAARELVPFPVVLEVLLMELSLELIREAGIRIPNVIGPTIGIVGALILGQAAVQAGIISPLLVIVVALTALASFTMPNYNFSFAVRTLRFVFILVAAIWGFYGITLGVMALLMNWATIKSFGIPMLSVVAPFKPSSPDVILRGPIFKQENRPSALRPQDSRRQRHFTRRWDPTTHDSEEARRQLEKDNSLLDQGGDQRD; encoded by the coding sequence ATGTCATTTTGGTCAAAAATCGGTCGCCTCTTTACAGTGGATGATTCGATTATGGACGAGGACTTCTCTTTGGTTCCCCATGATCAAGGAGGTGGAAACACGAACGGGGACGAGCGGAAACAGGACACAAATGACCATGGAGCAGGAAATATAGACGGCAGGGAACAGGAAAAGGATGGGGAAAACCACGAAGAAGAGAAAGAAAAAGACATTGAAACGGATGAAAAAAAAGCAAAGGCAAAAACGGTCAAGCCCAAAAAAATGATTCCTGATAAGGAGACAGGAGCGATCAAACTCCACTCCCAATCAGAAAAAAATGAAAATGAAAAGCAAGAAGATAAACAAAAAAAAGCAGCTCAGGAAATCAAAGATAAGCCCATTCCAGAGAAAGTATCGGAGCAGCTGTACATAAATCGCGCATGGGTGGAAAAGATTTTTCACATGCCGACAAATGCGGATGTGATTATCCGTGATTTTACCATTCCACTTTCCAATCCAATAAAAGCGTTTGCCGTGTTTATAGAAGGAATATCCAGTAAAGAAACAATCAATTCATTTATATTGGAACCGTTAATGTTGTTGGCTGAACTTCGATCGGAAAGTATGGAAGAAGGCGCTCTGAAGACAGTGAAGGAAAAACTTCTTCCCGGAAATCAAGTGATGGAATATGAATTATGGGAAGATGTTAAGAAAAATATTTTATCCGGTTCTACGGCGCTATTCCTCGAAGGGGCCAAGAAAGTGCTGATTATTGAATCAAAAGGTTGGGAGCAGCGGGGTGTCGGGGAAACCCAAACGGAAACAGTGGTTCGGGGGCCACACGATGCTTTCACCGAGAACTTGCGTGCAAATACGGGATTGGTGCGTTCCCGCTTGCGTACGGAAAGTTTAATTACGGAAATGATGCAAGTTGGAGAACTGGCGCCGACTGACGTAGCAGTCATGTATGTCGATGGTATCACCAATCCAAAGCTTGTCCAGGAAGTTAAAAGGAGAATTAAGGGAATTAAGGTTGATTTTCTTCAAGACAGCGGACAATTGGAACAATTCATCGAAGATCCGCCGAAAGGATTTATACCGCGAATGATGGCGACCGAACGGCCGGACAGGGTGGCCGCCTCGTTGGCGGAAGGTTTTGTTGTTGTGTTTGTCGGTCAAAGTCCGTACGGTTTGATTCTCCCAACGTTCCTTTGGTCGCTTCTCCATACGGCGGAGGATGCCTATCTGCGCTTTCCGTTCGGCTCTTTTATCCGCTTAATCCGGTTTGTTTCCTTCTTAATGGCGCTTTTGCTGCCGGCTATGTACATCGCGGTAACCAATTACCATCCGGAAATGATTCCCACCGACCTGATGTTGGCGATCGCGGCGGCACGGGAGCTCGTCCCTTTTCCGGTGGTACTTGAAGTGTTGCTGATGGAACTATCCTTGGAATTGATTCGAGAAGCGGGGATTCGGATTCCGAATGTGATTGGGCCGACAATCGGAATAGTGGGCGCGTTGATTCTGGGACAGGCTGCGGTTCAGGCCGGCATTATTTCTCCCTTGCTGGTGATAGTTGTTGCCCTAACGGCACTGGCCTCCTTCACAATGCCTAACTATAATTTTTCATTTGCCGTCCGCACACTGCGTTTTGTATTCATTTTGGTTGCGGCTATTTGGGGATTCTACGGAATTACGTTGGGGGTTATGGCGCTGCTGATGAATTGGGCCACTATTAAGTCGTTCGGTATTCCCATGCTTTCAGTCGTTGCGCCATTTAAACCGTCTTCACCTGATGTGATTTTGCGTGGACCGATTTTTAAACAAGAAAACCGCCCTTCCGCCTTGCGTCCTCAGGATTCAAGAAGACAGCGTCATTTTACCCGGCGTTGGGATCCGACAACGCACGATTCTGAGGAGGCCCGACGGCAATTGGAAAAGGATAACTCATTACTGGATCAAGGTGGTGATCAACGTGATTAA
- a CDS encoding DUF2935 domain-containing protein, producing MNKGQNNRHAGYREAALFEQRFWLQVLGDHRFMLNGLSPIETEEIQWASYFIYVFDQLLEQVRANLTNPELLYVHQQAYQYSQQIREFKLHLLRRHLTGEITFGWQGKNTTT from the coding sequence GTGAATAAGGGACAAAACAACCGCCATGCGGGCTACCGGGAAGCGGCTCTGTTCGAGCAGCGGTTCTGGCTGCAGGTGCTTGGCGATCATCGGTTCATGCTAAACGGATTGTCGCCGATCGAAACGGAAGAAATTCAATGGGCTTCTTACTTCATCTACGTGTTTGATCAGTTGTTGGAACAGGTACGGGCCAATTTGACCAATCCAGAGCTGCTTTATGTGCATCAGCAAGCCTACCAATACTCCCAGCAAATCCGCGAATTCAAACTGCATCTGTTGCGCAGGCACCTGACAGGCGAAATCACATTCGGTTGGCAAGGGAAGAATACTACTACTTAA